agtttaccatgtgtacagccatcatgcacaaggaacattcttcaacctttccgattcttcatctttttcgaatattttgtcacccaaaatgtctttggcccatacttcacactcgctctaagtttccaaccacatccttgaacacgacacttagccacatacagagtttttgttgtcttatatgctgaaaatgtaaaattatattccacagtcaccgacttcagctttgaaacaagctcagccttactagcaaaactataaacgaagacttagaaatacgtctacaattattagctaacaacattgtcaaatcaaatgaattataccttcataattataaaaaaaaaattattttcaaaatcactcaaacccattaggattaactaacacacactgtcaaacaaaaaaactagaaaaaatttaatgaataatacacaaattcacatttttatagatttttctatgaagacttaatatttagtctctgaagatgttgacgttcttttcagtttacagacgtagactgtcaaataggtctactctttgggttggtttttgcaattgaccattttacgggttgctttctatagttgaataaaagttgtaattttgtacatgtagactttcatttcagtctacaatttaaaaaggttactttttgcaattgaccagaattcatccaagatttgactttcagaactagacttcatatgcagtctacatgtttgaatttttttgaaagaggttagttttgcaattgaccaagtttgacttcaaatcagtagattaaaatgaacgtctacgggtgtgtagacttcttgtgaagtctactctcaaatccgacgggttggttttgcatttgaccaaaataaaaaagtagactttatacgcagtctacatttttttttaagataagaagactgcatatgaagtctacaatttaataaatttttgattgctttttaaactttttggtcaaacacaaaactaacctattccacgaagtcaaagttttggtcaaatgcaaaactgaccttttatagactttgttggcagtctacattttgtagacttccgttgaagtctattttgaaaagtcaaaagttcggtcaaatgaaaaactaacctcttttaggtagacgtcttagtaagtctaccgaaagttttatttttgttgtcaaaggtaaagacggagactactggggaagtctgcgttagaaaaaaaatttgtctgctcaattgcaaaactaacccgtgcgttgacaaatagactgcatcgtaagtctccacggaggcgtagacatacaaaacagtctaccgtcgcgacacagatctgaaaaagaacgaaaaccatgtaaatagttacatttttcatgtgtaaagcttgtttccaaccttttcaaccgtccaaactccaaatatgagcaaaaagaagcatctttaacgattcactaatgaagaaactcgaaaatatgaagtttgtgattatgaaaatgatagttatgagagttttttagatggaaatgtagaggagatgagagaaaatgaagttttttgggttataatgagaaaaaaagtggttgaaaattgaattctagagctttagagctcaaaaatggtggttcatggtggttggaaaaattgatgatgatggcatttttgtaaataagaagaaatggttagggtgtatttgattttttgttaatttcgaaattaataaaaaaataaataaaaatggcaattttgtgaataattcaaaaacataaggatagtatggaaattttattgatgaatagtatggacaaaaaaaaaagggttggttttggatttgacttgaaaatatgggttggttttgaaaaacacccCTAAAAATGTGATGGTAATAAAAGAGGGAAGCGTGTGAATTATGATTTTAAAGGAATGTGATTGAGATACATTATaaactcgataaattaataatattggaactataatattttattaatttatagaattttaaatttataatttttcagattttatattttagaatatatttttttgtagaattaataaaaaaagttgaTTTCATTGTTtatatatcattaaatattataatttgactttcctatcatttttattatgacATTTGATGTGTATAACATATGTATcatatatacaattttattagatattattaaaatattatgaaattttaagaaaaatagaaataaacttTATtgtggatataaaaatatacaatatattattgtacttatataaactgtatatataaaaattattaattaatgattttagtggaacaatatatttatatgaagttttctaaattattattattttatcgatttacattatattttgaaCTGGTTTAACTTAAAACTGATATAATTTactaatttatcatatttattattttattaaatattaatttatagagtttttaatgTCATGGTAAAAATGTGTTTTCAAAAAAGGGTAAAAGAGAAATATTGGTTCTAGCATCGGGATTAAAATGGAGCCGGCTATTCTAGAATCCGGACTAAAGCTGACCCAACCATGCCTATAGCGTGGTCATCGTATATGATAGAAATGTGGTTATATTATGTAACATATAAGTCGAGGAAAATTAACCTAGTCTAGACTATTCAAGTCATATACCGTAAAGGAGGAGGGCTTTTGACTTTGTATTTAACTTTATTGTCGCCACCACAAACCAAATCAACAGTCAAAAGCCGTGAAGAAAACTTTATACTATATCTTATAAATGTGAGCTTTCATGCTGTGAAACCAAAGTAAGTTGAACAATGTCTTCTTGCTCCTCTTGCatcttccttttccttttctccttccTCACTAGTTATGGAGCTTCTGCTGAAAACCCTTTTTACCTAGACCTGTTTTGCCCGAATACGACTAGAAACAGCACTTACTTCACCAATAATCGCGAAGCCGTCTTGTCCTCTCTCCGAAACGCTGCATACTCCACCGAATTCCAAAACGCAACGGCAGGACAAGCCCCCAACAAGGTCTACGGACTTTTCCTTTGCCGGGGAGACATGACTCCAGAAGTTTGTCTTAACTGCGTAACGTATGCCGTCAACCAAATCTTAGCACGGTGTCCGAATGGGAATGTAGCCGTTATCTACTACGAGGAGTGTATCCTTAGATACTCTCACAAGAATATTTTCTCTGTCCTTACACTCGAAGGAGGACATATCAGGATGAACGGTTATAATATTTCGTTGAACCAAGAAGTCCGTTTCCGAGAACAGGTGGCGTCCATGTTGAACCGAGCAGCGTCCGAGGCAGCGAACAGTCCTAGAAAGTTCTACACGACACAGGCTAATTTTTCCACAGTCCAGACTTTGTACGTCTTGGCTCAGTGCACTCCTGATCTTACTACACGAGACTGTTTGACCTGTTTGCGATCGTCCATCAAGGGAATGCCTCTTAACAGATACGGAGGAAGACTTCTCTGGCCTAGTTGTAATACAAGGTACGAGCTTAACAAATTCTACAACGAAACCGCCATTAGAACATCTCCTCCACGATTTGGTAAACTCCCTtcctttgtttattttcttcctcAAGATTAGCAATATTCTTTTTAATCCTTATTTTAGCAAATGATACATTATTTAATACACAGGGAAAGGCGGGAATTCAAATGTGTTAGTCGTATCCGTCGTTGTGCCTATAATAGTGGTTGTTCTAATTCTCGGAGCTTGTTATTGCTTCCTTgcaaagagagcaaagaagactTCTGATACTGCACCAGACTTTGATGGTAATGATTCGAATGTGCTAACATTGGGTTAGATTAATTTgttcgttctttttttttctttttatgattAGTATAATGAATTTCATTGTGCAACAGGAGATGGGATAACAACCATAGAGTCGTTGCAACTTGATTATAGAACAATCCAAGCTGCAACAGATAATTTTTCAGAAAATAATAAGATTGGTCAAGGTGGATTTGGTGAAGTTTACAAGGTActataattactttttttttttttaactgcgCCTTGtgtctattttctatataaattttggataacaAGATGATGCTGATGAAAAACGGATAGGGTACATTTTGGAATGGGACTGAAGTTGCAGCGAAGAAACTGTCAAAATCGTCAGGACAAGGTGACATAGAGTTCATGAAcgaggttgttgttgttgcaaagCTTCAGCACAGAAACTTGGTTAGGCTTCTCGGATTTTCTCTAAATCGAAAAGAAAGGATATTGGTCTACGAGTATGTGCCTAACAAAAGCCTTGATTACTTCCTCTTTGGTCAGTTGAATTTATTACCTTTGTTTCAATGATTTGCGTTGCAAATATTTAGAAACTAACATAAATTCATGGATGTGTGTACACAGACACTTCAAAGCAAGGCCAGCTGGACTGGTCTCGACGATACACAATCATTGAAGGGATTGCTCGGGGGATGCTATATCTTCATCAAGATTCACGAATCACAATCATTCACCGTGACCTTAAGGCGAGTAACGTACTCCTAGATGCGGATATGAATCCAAAAGTTGCTGATTTTGGAATGGCGAAGATCTTTGGAATTGATCAAACCCAAGGAAACACAAGCAGAATAGTTGGTACCTTGTAAGTCCTAACTTCTCGTAAGTGAAGTTTCTCAAACATGATTATGCCAATACTATAACAAGGTTTTGTTGTGGATTGTAGCGGTTATATGTCTCCTGAATATGCCATGCATGGCCATTTCTCAATGAAATCAGATGTCTATAGCTTTGGAGTGTTAGTTCTTGAAATTATAAGTGGAAAGAAGAACAGCAAATTCTACGAGAAAGACGGCGCACATGACTTGGTCACATATGTAAGTTTAATGGCAATCAAGTTATATATTTACCTCTCTTGCAATAAGCAACTGTCATAAGAACTGATTGATTGATATTCTAGGTTTGGAGGCTATGGAGTAACGGAACAACATTAGACATTGTGGATCCTGTTATTTTAGATAATTGCCAAAAGAGTGAAGTGGTTCGATGCATCCATATCGGTCTTTTATGCGTTCAAGAAGATCATATAGTGCGTCCGACCATGCGAACCATTTTAATGATGCTCACTAGTAATACAGTGACTTTACCAGTGCCTCGACAACCAGGGTTTTTTGTTCAGAGTAGGCCCCAAAATGACCCGCTAAATTCAGATCAATCAAGGACAAGCAACTCTTTTCCAGGGTCTCTCGACGATGCATCAGTCACTGAGTTATCTCCTCGTTGAATTAATATGGTGTTCACCATCAAGTTTCAGCCAGATGGTTCTTACATATTTAAAGAAGTGGTCAACAAGgtttgtttaattgttttcatAGTTTTGATTTGGTTCTTCTGGTTTTAAATAAACTGAAATAAAGTAAATTCCCTtgtaattttgttttggtttggtgATGTTTGATGCAATTGCGCAAATTCTTTAATTTTCAGTATGGACTTTGTTTGAGTTTTAGCTAAAAACTAGACTTTAAGCGGGTTTAAATACTTTGAGAAAAGAATGTCATAAAAGATTATTTATgtatgtttttgataaaaaatagataataaatATGTTACATTGAAATGGAAGCGGATACTCGTAATCATATTGAAGCATATAatcgaaatttttttaaaaaagaataagaagcaGGTACGTGTTGAAAATATATAtccaaatacatatatatatatatatatatatatatatatatgtgattcAAAAAACACTGGTGTAATAGCATATGCACAATTATCAACTGTCTGTTTAAAATAGATTGTATCATTTTTAGGTTTGGTTCAAATATTTGATGGACCCTGTACATGATGAACTAAATTATGCATTGCCATAATATTTGAGAActtttttttccacaaaaatagaccctaaatataaagaaaatttctgTAAAAAAAATGGACCTTGTGCTCTTGCTCCTCTGGCACATGCCAAGAGCCGCCCCTGATCATTTTAtaatcattattaaaaaaaaaaacacaatgaaACACACACAATCTATTAAACAAACATATTTAGTGAAGGACAGAATCTTAGTACatataatcatttatttttaatgagtAAATAATTGTATAATCAAAATCtgtaatcatttatttttaatcaaaatagaTTGTCAATATAATCATTTATAACCTCCAACACATAGTCATTTACGACATGCATTCAAATTACAAATGATACAATCTATTAAACAAACATATTtagtgttttataaaaaaaattatgttaagagattaagttttatttataaattttggttcagATTCGGTTCAGCTATTTTGAGTTTTGTTCGAATTCACTTAACCCgtttaaattattcaaaaaaagttTAAACTTATATAAccttaaatttttcaaaatcttaaaataaaaataatatattacatataattttatataatttttgccAAAATACCACATAAATTAATTTGGATTAAATACTTGAACAACTTTAAAATATCtcaagtattttggacaatttcaaaatatcttatatattttagatatttttatgctaaatttaaaaacagttaatatatttaaaatatatatatgattcgaATATATTATgataaccaaaatattttggttcagttcgagtttggtttcggttctctaaatatcaaaattttaaatctgtttaaatatttaaccaaTTTTAGTTcgaattttgtattattttttggatcggtttcaattcgtttttttCAGATTCCCAATATTTGTCCATCCTACATGTGGATACAAACGagaactataaaaaaattgtctCTAATGTATATTTGTGAGCCGACGAACTTGTAAAACAGCCCACGATGATTTTTAAGTTCATCCAACTTGAGCGAGTTTTGTTTACTAAACATGGGCCCGGCCACAAACCCCACATCGGAAACAAAGATACATTGATAATAACCGTGTAGCCAAACATACTTCAAACACTTAACGAATACAGATTACTGCGTAGCCAAACACTTCTTCAAATTTCCAATTCGTTATCAGCTATTTCGAATTCGAACCCTCCTCCTCGTCTTCCTCGCTAATCCCGCGCTCTCCTGCAAAttttcaaatctctctctctcttccatgGAGGATCACATTCTTATCTCCGACGGGGAAGATCCGGCCACTCCACTCCCATCACTCTCGAAACGGCCTCGAAAAGATCCGATCTCCGCGATTCTGATATCCGATTCCGATCCGACGCCGTTCAAGCAACAGCCGGAATCTTCTTCCACTCCTTTGTTCGTCCCTGATACACCTCTCTCCGATGAATTCTCTCTCGTCAAATGCTCCTTTGCTTCAAACCGAGAAGATAAATTCTCTGGTTAGTCAATTAGTACGTTTTTTTCTTGCTATGTAGAATTGATACTTGAATAG
The nucleotide sequence above comes from Brassica napus cultivar Da-Ae chromosome A9, Da-Ae, whole genome shotgun sequence. Encoded proteins:
- the LOC125578225 gene encoding cysteine-rich receptor-like protein kinase 10 — translated: MSCYCFLAKRAKKTSDTAPDFDGDGITTIESLQLDYRTIQAATDNFSENNKIGQGGFGEVYKGTFWNGTEVAAKKLSKSSGQGDIEFMNEVVVVAKLQHRNLVRLLGFSLNRKERILVYEYVPNKSLDYFLFDTSKQGQLDWSRRYTIIEGIARGMLYLHQDSRITIIHRDLKASNVLLDADMNPKVADFGMAKIFGIDQTQGNTSRIVGTFGYMSPEYAMHGHFSMKSDVYSFGVLVLEIISGKKNSKFYEKDGAHDLVTYVWRLWSNGTTLDIVDPVILDNCQKSEVVRCIHIGLLCVQEDHIVRPTMRTILMMLTSNTVTLPVPRQPGFFVQSRPQNDPLNSDQSRTSNSFPGSLDDASVTELSPR
- the LOC125578543 gene encoding putative cysteine-rich receptor-like protein kinase 9, producing MSSCSSCIFLFLFSFLTSYGASAENPFYLDLFCPNTTRNSTYFTNNREAVLSSLRNAAYSTEFQNATAGQAPNKVYGLFLCRGDMTPEVCLNCVTYAVNQILARCPNGNVAVIYYEECILRYSHKNIFSVLTLEGGHIRMNGYNISLNQEVRFREQVASMLNRAASEAANSPRKFYTTQANFSTVQTLYVLAQCTPDLTTRDCLTCLRSSIKGMPLNRYGGRLLWPSCNTRYELNKFYNETAIRTSPPRFGKLPSFVYFLPQD